In one Streptomyces sp. NBC_01288 genomic region, the following are encoded:
- a CDS encoding Tat pathway signal sequence domain protein codes for MRTRTALTLVGSVAALTLPFIAPASAADTVLTTGSLGGTAVAVGDVLTAPLATGTSATLYSSATGTSGIKCTTSQFTATVTDNPTAPGTATESVSGQSFDSSSCTSNVLGVTGVTSITVDNLPYTTAAVSDGTLTVTPASGSTIQTTVKLTTLLGSITCVYQAPSLTGTASNTDTSINFTSQAFTKTSGSSLCFSAGYFTAKYAPVTDGGAAVYTN; via the coding sequence ATGCGTACTCGCACCGCTCTCACCCTCGTCGGCTCCGTCGCCGCCCTCACCCTCCCCTTCATCGCCCCGGCGTCGGCGGCCGACACCGTGCTCACCACCGGCAGCCTCGGCGGCACGGCCGTCGCCGTCGGCGATGTGCTGACCGCGCCCCTGGCCACCGGCACCAGCGCCACCCTGTACTCCAGCGCGACCGGCACCAGCGGCATCAAGTGCACGACGTCGCAGTTCACGGCGACCGTCACCGACAACCCGACCGCGCCGGGCACCGCCACCGAGTCCGTCTCCGGGCAGAGCTTCGACAGCAGCAGCTGCACGAGCAACGTCCTCGGCGTCACCGGTGTCACCAGCATCACGGTCGACAACCTGCCGTACACCACCGCGGCCGTCTCGGACGGCACCCTGACCGTCACCCCGGCCAGCGGCTCCACCATCCAGACCACGGTCAAGCTGACCACCCTGCTGGGCAGCATCACCTGCGTCTACCAGGCGCCCAGCCTGACCGGCACGGCGAGCAACACCGACACCAGCATCAACTTCACCAGCCAGGCCTTCACCAAGACCTCCGGCTCGTCCCTGTGCTTCAGCGCCGGCTACTTCACCGCGAAGTACGCCCCGGTGACGGACGGCGGCGCCGCGGTCTACACCAACTAA
- a CDS encoding ScbR family autoregulator-binding transcription factor — protein sequence MARQLRAEQTRTTIITAAAELFDRQGYESTSLSDIVDQARVTKGALYFHFAAKEDLAHTILEMQAKASRQISTEMDSRGYSSLETLIRVTFGMTRLAVEGPIPRAGLRLAAGEIEVRPPMPHPFAEWLDIASRKLTGAVAEADAHPDTDVDAVARTLVGLFVGIRVLGRTLEPVALQPRRTAEMWHLVIRGLVPVPRRARYLSLAARLEREIGTE from the coding sequence ATGGCGAGGCAGCTACGGGCCGAACAGACCCGCACAACGATCATCACGGCCGCCGCCGAGCTGTTCGACCGGCAGGGCTATGAATCCACCAGCCTGAGCGACATCGTCGACCAAGCCCGGGTCACCAAGGGCGCCCTGTACTTCCACTTCGCGGCCAAAGAAGACCTGGCCCACACGATCCTGGAGATGCAGGCCAAGGCCTCGCGCCAGATCTCCACGGAGATGGACAGCAGAGGGTACTCCTCACTGGAGACGTTGATACGTGTCACTTTCGGCATGACACGGCTGGCCGTCGAGGGCCCCATCCCGCGCGCCGGACTCCGGCTCGCCGCCGGGGAGATCGAGGTACGACCCCCGATGCCGCACCCCTTCGCCGAGTGGCTGGACATCGCCTCCCGCAAACTCACGGGCGCCGTCGCGGAGGCCGACGCACACCCCGACACCGACGTGGACGCCGTGGCCCGTACGCTCGTCGGCCTCTTCGTCGGCATCCGCGTCCTGGGCCGCACCCTCGAACCGGTGGCGTTACAGCCCCGCAGAACGGCCGAGATGTGGCACCTGGTGATCCGCGGCCTGGTCCCCGTCCCCCGCCGCGCCCGCTATCTCAGCCTCGCCGCGCGCCTGGAGCGGGAGATCGGGACCGAGTGA
- a CDS encoding damage-control phosphatase ARMT1 family protein, which produces MPDTPAAPVILGNEPDSFPRSVLAERHPAIIQQVRDAFPYDPGQHRALDALLKNCTEGTIEPLPRDAPDCDQWAAWGTDTYAGQSWYDVPWLWSESYFYRQLLDAVGYFGPGAWQGIDPFRPAKRAELDAPETDEELAALDELETKPPEERANSLLHGSLWGNRADLGFRLSAAGAGSGGGSGGGAGAGVEPAESQAPVPALVADDSELLWSLLSGTGTLCLVADNAGRELIPDLLLLAHLLDQRRIERAVLHIKPHPYYVSDATTADVVDALHRLVGAPGAAATYGRRLWSAMADGRLTVRAHPFSCAPLPYAEMPADLRAEFAAATLTIVKGDLNYRRLVGDRRWAPTTPFADVTAYFPGPVAALRTLKSDVITGLDASTESALVAAEGQRWRTGGTHALIQVRGVSSAPAV; this is translated from the coding sequence ATGCCCGACACCCCCGCCGCGCCCGTGATCCTCGGCAACGAGCCGGACTCGTTCCCCCGCAGCGTGCTGGCCGAACGGCACCCCGCGATCATCCAGCAGGTCCGGGACGCCTTCCCGTACGACCCCGGGCAGCACCGCGCCCTCGACGCCCTCCTGAAGAACTGCACCGAGGGCACGATCGAACCCCTCCCTCGTGATGCCCCCGACTGCGACCAATGGGCGGCGTGGGGCACCGACACCTACGCCGGACAGTCCTGGTACGACGTGCCCTGGCTCTGGTCCGAGAGCTACTTCTACCGCCAACTCCTCGACGCCGTCGGCTACTTCGGCCCCGGCGCCTGGCAGGGCATCGACCCGTTCCGCCCCGCCAAACGCGCCGAACTCGACGCCCCCGAGACGGACGAGGAACTCGCCGCACTCGACGAGCTGGAGACCAAGCCGCCGGAGGAGCGTGCCAACTCCCTTCTGCACGGCTCCCTTTGGGGCAACCGGGCGGACCTCGGCTTCCGGCTCTCGGCAGCGGGAGCGGGGTCAGGAGGGGGATCGGGAGGGGGAGCGGGAGCGGGAGTTGAGCCGGCCGAGTCGCAGGCCCCGGTTCCGGCTCTGGTGGCCGACGACAGTGAACTCCTCTGGTCACTCCTCTCCGGCACCGGCACCCTCTGCCTTGTCGCCGACAACGCCGGCCGCGAACTCATCCCCGATCTCCTCCTGTTGGCCCATCTCCTCGACCAACGGCGCATCGAACGCGCGGTGTTGCACATCAAGCCGCACCCGTACTACGTCTCCGACGCCACGACCGCCGACGTGGTCGATGCCCTGCACCGGCTCGTCGGCGCGCCGGGTGCGGCGGCTACGTACGGCCGCCGCCTCTGGTCGGCCATGGCGGACGGCCGCCTCACCGTGCGCGCCCACCCCTTCTCCTGCGCCCCGCTGCCGTACGCCGAGATGCCCGCCGACCTCCGTGCCGAGTTCGCCGCGGCCACCCTGACGATCGTGAAGGGCGACCTCAACTACCGTCGCCTGGTGGGCGATCGCCGCTGGGCCCCCACCACACCGTTCGCCGACGTCACCGCGTACTTCCCGGGCCCGGTCGCCGCCCTGCGCACCCTCAAGTCCGATGTCATCACGGGCCTGGACGCCTCCACGGAGTCCGCGCTGGTCGCGGCGGAGGGGCAGCGCTGGCGTACGGGCGGCACCCACGCGCTGATCCAGGTGCGGGGGGTGTCCTCGGCGCCCGCCGTGTAG
- the tatA gene encoding Sec-independent protein translocase subunit TatA: MLRNGLEPWHLLVVAIMVILLFGSKKLPEAARGLGKSMRILKSEAKAMKEESDVAESVPAQPTTVHTVTDSPAAASTEPPATAH, from the coding sequence ATGCTCCGCAACGGACTGGAACCTTGGCACCTGCTGGTGGTGGCGATCATGGTCATCCTGCTGTTCGGCTCCAAGAAGCTCCCGGAGGCCGCCCGCGGCCTGGGCAAGTCCATGCGCATCCTCAAGAGCGAGGCGAAGGCGATGAAGGAGGAGAGCGACGTGGCGGAGTCGGTCCCGGCGCAGCCGACCACGGTCCACACCGTGACGGATTCTCCGGCCGCCGCTTCCACGGAGCCACCGGCCACCGCCCACTGA
- a CDS encoding DUF6114 domain-containing protein → MSESLPQQGRGPAFRRWRARRPFWGGLLLALGGAEILLTEKVSLKVAMHIGMQGVTGYLLPVMMLLCGLLILFSPGQRLFYSIVGILCSLGSWLTSNLGGFFIGLLLGIVGSCMTFGWLPDQEPRSERKRRKREAKTATKTELQQQA, encoded by the coding sequence ATGTCGGAGAGCCTGCCACAGCAGGGGAGAGGGCCCGCCTTCCGGCGCTGGCGGGCCCGCCGTCCGTTCTGGGGCGGGCTGTTGCTCGCCCTGGGCGGGGCGGAGATCCTGCTCACGGAGAAGGTGTCGCTGAAGGTCGCGATGCACATCGGGATGCAGGGCGTGACCGGATATCTGCTCCCGGTGATGATGCTGCTGTGCGGACTGCTGATCCTCTTCAGCCCGGGCCAGCGGCTCTTCTACTCGATCGTCGGGATCCTCTGCTCCCTGGGCAGCTGGCTCACCTCGAACCTCGGCGGCTTCTTCATCGGGCTGCTGCTGGGCATCGTGGGCAGCTGCATGACGTTCGGCTGGCTGCCGGACCAGGAGCCGCGGTCGGAGCGCAAGCGTCGTAAGCGCGAGGCGAAGACGGCCACGAAGACGGAACTCCAGCAGCAGGCCTGA
- a CDS encoding DUF6230 family protein, whose amino-acid sequence MASPSDANPSNGNTPEQPESGSVPATAEGPERRGQVRLRRAAVMAVPATLAAAALAVLTAQGALGVQFSISGMPFTVTAKSMDGTGFEQFGDLDNMIPNSPNAGDTGGQELIITSAIKNATLDSLCQSVDLGGINLLIKAGSGATKVTATDLTTDSTEMSGNASFNNIEIGNDASTLNKAGVQGKKGVFSQQADTVHIDNLRQTNYATTAGVFKLPGLKLSFSDTGC is encoded by the coding sequence ATGGCTTCACCCTCGGACGCCAACCCGTCCAACGGAAACACCCCTGAGCAGCCGGAAAGCGGTTCCGTACCCGCGACCGCCGAGGGGCCCGAGAGACGCGGTCAGGTCCGACTGCGCCGTGCCGCGGTCATGGCGGTGCCGGCCACGCTGGCCGCCGCGGCCCTCGCGGTGCTCACCGCGCAGGGCGCGCTGGGGGTGCAGTTCTCCATCTCGGGCATGCCGTTCACGGTCACCGCCAAGTCGATGGACGGCACTGGCTTCGAGCAGTTCGGCGACCTCGACAACATGATCCCGAACAGCCCGAACGCGGGCGACACCGGCGGCCAGGAACTGATCATCACCTCCGCCATCAAGAACGCCACGCTCGACAGCCTGTGCCAGAGCGTCGACCTCGGCGGCATCAACCTGCTCATCAAGGCGGGCAGCGGGGCGACAAAGGTGACGGCGACCGACCTGACCACCGACTCGACCGAGATGTCGGGTAACGCGTCCTTCAACAACATCGAGATCGGCAACGACGCCAGCACGCTCAACAAGGCGGGCGTGCAGGGCAAGAAGGGCGTCTTCAGCCAGCAGGCCGACACCGTGCACATCGACAACCTGCGGCAGACCAACTACGCCACCACGGCGGGTGTGTTCAAGCTGCCGGGCCTCAAGCTCAGCTTCAGCGACACGGGTTGCTGA
- a CDS encoding lytic polysaccharide monooxygenase auxiliary activity family 9 protein, whose translation MSRMTAHRTAMAAAAMAPLLLTVWAAGPAQAHGAPTYPVSRVYACSPQGGSAAGSTACKAAVAANGGPFTFWDNIRVPDINGRDRQLIPDGKLCSGGLADYKGLNLARTDWPSTRLTPGAKLTMTYASTIAHTGTFKLYLTKAGYDASKPLTWSELPTTPFAEVKDPPLTGGAYRIKATLPTGRTGRQLIYTIWQNSSTEDTYYSCSDVVFPGGGAASPTPAAGTAGSKGKTASPSSSATKSPAAASSSAKAPASATAQKASPAEESTAPGSSPVASDTDAASSGPSAPMVAGGAAAVLVLTGGAALALRLRRR comes from the coding sequence ATGTCCCGGATGACCGCACATCGCACTGCCATGGCGGCCGCCGCCATGGCCCCGCTGCTGCTCACCGTCTGGGCGGCGGGTCCGGCGCAGGCGCACGGCGCGCCGACGTATCCGGTCAGCCGGGTCTACGCCTGCTCGCCACAGGGCGGCAGCGCGGCCGGGTCGACGGCCTGCAAGGCGGCCGTGGCGGCGAACGGGGGGCCCTTCACCTTCTGGGACAACATCCGGGTCCCCGACATCAACGGCCGCGACCGGCAGCTGATCCCCGACGGGAAACTGTGCAGCGGTGGCCTGGCCGACTACAAGGGGCTGAACCTCGCGCGCACCGACTGGCCGTCGACGCGGCTGACTCCGGGGGCGAAGCTGACGATGACGTACGCGTCGACGATCGCGCACACCGGCACGTTCAAGTTGTATCTGACGAAGGCCGGTTACGACGCGTCGAAGCCGTTGACCTGGTCGGAGCTGCCGACGACGCCGTTCGCCGAGGTGAAGGACCCGCCGCTGACCGGTGGCGCGTACCGCATCAAGGCGACGCTGCCGACGGGCCGGACCGGGCGCCAACTGATCTACACCATCTGGCAGAACAGCAGTACCGAGGACACGTACTACTCGTGCTCGGACGTGGTGTTCCCCGGGGGCGGCGCCGCTTCGCCGACACCTGCGGCGGGGACGGCCGGCTCGAAGGGAAAGACCGCGAGCCCGTCGTCGTCCGCGACCAAGTCTCCTGCTGCCGCGAGCAGTTCGGCCAAGGCCCCGGCATCCGCTACGGCGCAGAAGGCGTCCCCGGCCGAGGAGAGCACCGCGCCGGGCAGCAGCCCGGTGGCGTCCGACACCGACGCCGCTTCGAGCGGTCCTTCGGCGCCCATGGTGGCGGGCGGCGCCGCCGCGGTGCTGGTGCTCACCGGGGGCGCCGCCCTGGCCCTGCGACTGCGTCGACGCTGA